From a region of the Thermosipho melanesiensis BI429 genome:
- a CDS encoding phosphoenolpyruvate carboxykinase (ATP), producing the protein MATKEYFKIEEISKTNPIFSPMRMTVETAFYRNNVELVTSPKEAYKLAESSPGTIVTSWEVYKPEMLGLDKETRILLFNDGAVTGRYAAGRRILGTADDKKYLEIVREAVYRTRYRKMYHGISFSGLSKEFMVKNHILIPEGHENLLYNWILNFQYPSPEYEKMYSESKEYSEGDIYVFVDPDWTHPDYPLGLAIFDPEHNCAAILGMRYFGELKKGTLTLAWSIANRNNFVSCHGGLKRLKNSKVDFVAAFFGLSGSGKSTLTHAKHSDYEVTVLHDDAFIISTEDLSSVALEPSYFDKTADYPSIFDDNKYLLTIQNCGATKDENGNIVPVMEDLRNGNGRAIKSKLWSPNRVDRIKSPIDAIFWLMKDPILPPIVKVESPSVASSMGALLTTKRTSAEKLDSSVDPSALVFEPYANPFRTYLLSEDYYKFKLLFEKGVACYILNTGYFLDKKVPKRLTIKLVEKVVEDKINWIKWFDGFYYADLDDFVPDMQDKTYLLSLKQSFLKRKDFVLSKVGTRDELPKEVLTAIDGIIGLL; encoded by the coding sequence ATGGCAACTAAAGAATATTTTAAAATTGAGGAAATTTCTAAAACCAATCCTATCTTTTCACCCATGCGGATGACGGTGGAAACTGCCTTTTACAGAAATAACGTAGAGCTTGTTACATCTCCAAAAGAGGCATATAAACTTGCCGAAAGTTCACCTGGAACAATTGTTACAAGTTGGGAAGTTTATAAACCTGAAATGTTAGGACTTGATAAAGAAACAAGAATTTTACTTTTTAATGATGGTGCAGTTACAGGGAGGTATGCGGCGGGAAGAAGAATTTTGGGAACAGCTGATGATAAGAAATATCTTGAGATTGTTAGGGAGGCTGTGTATAGGACAAGGTATAGAAAGATGTACCATGGTATTTCTTTTTCTGGCCTTTCAAAAGAGTTTATGGTAAAAAATCATATTTTGATTCCTGAGGGTCATGAAAACTTGTTGTACAATTGGATTTTGAATTTTCAATATCCATCTCCAGAGTACGAAAAGATGTACAGTGAATCGAAAGAATATAGTGAAGGAGATATATATGTGTTTGTTGATCCAGATTGGACACATCCAGATTATCCATTAGGTCTTGCAATTTTTGATCCAGAGCATAATTGTGCAGCTATTCTTGGGATGAGATATTTTGGAGAGTTAAAAAAAGGAACTTTGACACTTGCTTGGAGCATTGCAAATAGAAATAATTTTGTTTCTTGTCACGGAGGATTAAAGAGGTTAAAAAATAGTAAAGTAGACTTTGTGGCTGCATTTTTCGGATTGTCTGGTTCTGGAAAGTCAACTTTAACCCATGCAAAGCATTCAGATTATGAAGTTACCGTTTTACATGATGATGCGTTTATAATATCTACCGAAGATTTGTCATCTGTGGCTCTAGAACCTTCATATTTTGATAAAACAGCGGATTACCCATCTATCTTTGATGATAATAAATATTTGTTAACTATACAAAACTGTGGTGCAACAAAAGATGAAAATGGTAATATTGTTCCAGTTATGGAGGATTTAAGAAACGGTAATGGAAGAGCTATAAAGTCAAAATTGTGGTCTCCAAATAGAGTTGATCGAATTAAAAGCCCAATTGATGCCATATTTTGGTTGATGAAAGATCCAATTTTACCACCAATTGTGAAGGTTGAGTCTCCGAGCGTTGCCTCATCTATGGGAGCACTTTTAACGACAAAAAGAACATCTGCAGAGAAACTTGATAGTAGTGTTGATCCAAGTGCTTTGGTTTTTGAACCATATGCTAATCCGTTTAGAACGTATCTATTAAGCGAGGATTATTATAAGTTCAAGTTGTTATTTGAAAAAGGTGTAGCATGTTATATTTTAAATACGGGGTATTTTTTGGATAAAAAAGTTCCAAAACGGCTTACAATAAAGCTTGTTGAAAAGGTAGTCGAAGATAAAATAAATTGGATTAAATGGTTCGATGGTTTTTATTATGCAGATTTAGATGATTTTGTTCCTGACATGCAAGATAAAACATATCTTCTTTCTTTGAAACAATCATTTTTAAAGAGAAAGGATTTTGTTTTATCAAAGGTAGGAACAAGGGATGAATTGCCGAAGGAAGTTTTAACGGCAATAGATGGTATTATAGGGCTGCTTTAG
- a CDS encoding protease complex subunit PrcB family protein: MKKKIIFLFLFLVSVAFSSGVMIFKVDKVLPDDLFEVIGTKSNTIYYFKLFDDGVQKGYVIKGWYFTPNNFIGKTNVKIISSLSSFLVEIGNERKGNYSVIPTFMLICPSDSKVVLDKYEIDQKMLKAEIGDIVMPRFNEMGIYTGIFEKKFIQKDIFSQDDEIYVVISMGLRKTGGYSLELESYEIKENEIIINLNLKSPGKGDMVTQAFTIPSYNLKLGKLKRGKYTIKVFVRKGENIERFLKNIEVK, encoded by the coding sequence ATGAAAAAGAAAATTATTTTTTTGTTTTTATTTCTTGTTTCTGTAGCTTTTTCAAGTGGGGTTATGATATTTAAAGTGGATAAAGTATTGCCAGATGATTTGTTTGAAGTTATTGGAACAAAAAGTAATACTATATATTACTTTAAACTATTTGATGATGGTGTGCAAAAGGGATATGTGATTAAGGGATGGTATTTTACACCTAACAATTTCATAGGAAAAACCAACGTAAAAATAATAAGTAGTTTAAGTAGCTTTTTAGTGGAGATTGGTAACGAAAGAAAGGGAAATTATTCTGTTATTCCAACATTTATGTTAATTTGCCCATCTGATTCAAAAGTTGTATTGGATAAATACGAAATTGATCAAAAAATGCTAAAAGCGGAGATAGGTGATATTGTTATGCCGAGATTTAATGAAATGGGTATCTATACAGGTATATTTGAAAAAAAGTTTATCCAAAAAGATATTTTCTCTCAAGATGATGAAATATATGTTGTTATTTCTATGGGGTTGCGCAAGACAGGAGGTTATTCATTGGAGCTAGAAAGTTACGAAATAAAAGAAAATGAAATTATAATTAATTTGAATTTAAAAAGTCCTGGAAAAGGTGATATGGTAACCCAAGCTTTTACAATTCCATCATATAATCTAAAATTGGGTAAATTGAAAAGGGGAAAATATACTATAAAGGTTTTTGTGAGGAAAGGAGAAAACATAGAAAGGT